Proteins encoded together in one Desulfobulbaceae bacterium window:
- a CDS encoding Txe/YoeB family addiction module toxin — MRSLVFEGSTWATYEELRTKDKRLHKTLCSVLKEMQRGDPTTGTGKPEALRHNLSGFWSRRLSQKDRVIYKFDDNYIYIFAIGGHYDQL, encoded by the coding sequence ATGAGATCCTTGGTGTTTGAAGGTAGTACGTGGGCTACCTATGAAGAACTCAGAACGAAAGACAAACGTTTGCACAAAACTCTTTGTTCTGTTTTGAAAGAGATGCAGCGGGGAGATCCGACAACTGGCACGGGTAAACCCGAAGCTCTTCGCCACAACCTTTCCGGCTTTTGGTCACGCAGGTTGAGCCAAAAAGACCGGGTCATTTATAAGTTCGACGACAACTATATCTACATTTTCGCAATTGGCGGACATTACGATCAATTGTGA
- a CDS encoding type II toxin-antitoxin system Phd/YefM family antitoxin — METVSVNQFRSNMKNFVEQVASEHVPIKVTRRSGDDFIVISAEDWERDQETLYVLQNSSLMKQITKSASTHVERSGYTPTDGEMNEILGV; from the coding sequence ATGGAAACTGTTAGCGTAAACCAGTTTCGTTCAAACATGAAAAACTTTGTCGAACAAGTGGCCAGTGAGCATGTGCCAATTAAAGTAACCCGTCGCAGTGGGGATGATTTTATAGTTATTAGTGCGGAAGACTGGGAGCGTGACCAAGAAACCCTTTACGTTCTCCAAAATTCCAGCCTGATGAAGCAAATTACCAAATCTGCTAGCACGCATGTTGAACGTTCCGGTTACACACCAACGGACGGAGAAATGAATGAGATCCTTGGTGTTTGA
- a CDS encoding Smr/MutS family protein → MTSSSSNRFRPFKNLKSQIKLSSRKREELRPAPATQSRSTDTSEHALPKSSEELTFQDIVQDITPLTHNKITRPIGLLRPKSPHQPNQSKTHRHLKNSIRKGLHFSFTNIPQFLDATFHDIFSETTNFPDGDKLSIQAYVDLHGLDRDQAKVVFDNFLYESINFDQRMLLIIHGRGISSPGKPVLKTLVNEWLTRGPWRKWILSFGRANPVDGGSGATYVQLRRKTKTKSQRSGAGIYTL, encoded by the coding sequence ATGACCTCTTCCTCATCAAACAGATTTCGACCATTCAAAAACCTGAAATCCCAGATCAAGCTTTCCTCTCGGAAGAGGGAAGAGCTGCGCCCGGCTCCCGCAACCCAAAGTAGAAGCACAGACACTTCCGAGCACGCTCTACCCAAATCGTCAGAAGAGCTAACGTTTCAAGATATTGTCCAGGACATTACCCCCCTGACTCACAATAAAATAACCCGGCCAATCGGTCTCCTAAGGCCCAAATCTCCACACCAGCCCAACCAATCCAAGACCCACAGACATTTAAAAAATAGTATCAGGAAAGGCTTACATTTTTCGTTTACCAACATCCCCCAATTTTTAGATGCAACGTTTCATGATATTTTTTCCGAAACAACCAACTTCCCGGACGGCGACAAACTTTCCATCCAAGCCTATGTTGATTTACATGGTCTTGACAGGGATCAGGCAAAAGTTGTTTTCGACAACTTCCTTTATGAATCAATTAATTTTGACCAGCGTATGCTTCTCATTATCCACGGGCGCGGCATCTCCTCTCCGGGAAAACCCGTACTTAAAACCCTTGTAAATGAATGGCTCACGAGAGGGCCCTGGCGAAAATGGATTCTGTCATTTGGCAGAGCTAACCCGGTGGACGGCGGCTCAGGTGCCACCTACGTTCAGCTGCGCCGAAAGACGAAAACAAAAAGTCAGCGCAGCGGCGCCGGAATTTACACACTGTAA
- a CDS encoding carbohydrate-binding family 9-like protein yields the protein MRCKATRQENCSITNATWNTFPWEHIPSEQIQNYMGKRPDHFPKVAVKIAYDSTAVAIMFRVEDRYVRARAVAHQGNVYEDSCVEFFFTPGPDISKGYFNLEMNCGGTMLFHFQRQPRKDRVVIPVSECETISCLHSLPRIVDPEIKTPVIWIVAYRIPITVLEKYCQVISPAPQAVWRANFYKCADSSSHPHWLTWAPVDLPTPNFHYPQAFGRLQFE from the coding sequence ATGCGCTGCAAAGCAACAAGACAAGAGAACTGCTCAATTACCAATGCGACTTGGAATACATTTCCCTGGGAGCATATACCGTCTGAACAGATTCAGAACTACATGGGGAAACGGCCAGACCATTTCCCCAAAGTAGCGGTAAAAATCGCCTACGACAGCACAGCAGTCGCTATCATGTTTCGAGTAGAAGACAGATACGTTCGCGCCAGGGCCGTAGCACACCAGGGCAACGTTTATGAAGACAGTTGTGTTGAGTTTTTCTTTACACCAGGTCCGGATATCTCCAAAGGATACTTCAACCTTGAGATGAATTGCGGCGGCACCATGCTTTTTCATTTTCAGCGGCAACCAAGAAAAGACAGGGTGGTGATTCCGGTTAGTGAATGTGAGACGATTTCGTGCCTACATTCGTTGCCTCGCATCGTTGATCCCGAAATCAAAACCCCGGTCATCTGGATCGTTGCCTACCGAATCCCCATCACTGTATTGGAAAAATACTGCCAGGTGATCTCACCGGCCCCACAAGCAGTCTGGCGGGCAAATTTCTACAAATGTGCCGACAGCAGCTCACACCCGCACTGGTTAACATGGGCGCCAGTCGACCTCCCAACCCCCAATTTTCACTACCCGCAAGCCTTTGGTCGGTTGCAGTTTGAATAA